Proteins co-encoded in one Strix uralensis isolate ZFMK-TIS-50842 chromosome 2, bStrUra1, whole genome shotgun sequence genomic window:
- the RIOX2 gene encoding ribosomal oxygenase 2 isoform X2 produces MPKKGGKHAETGKEMQAQCKRAKVEAACSPSVMTFENPDSLFGSLISPIKQETFFREYWEQKPLLVQRSDPLLAAYYQSLFQLSDLKDLCSQGLYYGRDINICRCVNGKKKVLNKEGKVNYMQLKKDFDQKKATIQFHQPQRFKEELWKIQEKLECYFGSLVGSNVYITPQGSQGLPPHYDDVEVFILQLEGEKHWRLYKPTVHLAREYNVEPEDRIGNPTHEFILKPGDLLYFPRGTIHQADTPLGIAYSTHVTISTYQNNSWGDFLLDAIPGLVFDTAKEDVALRTSIPRQLLMQVDIVDSTKKLSSLLRRLADRLENTSELRSSDMKKDFIMNRLPPCLGCDSDPLTPGGKLPKIDSKIRLQFRDHAIITVEPDQENSTHGLRFPLSYLDALKQIWSSSSVSVKELNLISDEEKENLALSLWTECLIEVI; encoded by the exons ATGCCCAAGAAAGGAGGGAAGCATgctgaaacaggaaaagaaatgcaggcACAGTGTAAACGGGCAAAGGTGGAAGCAGCTTGTTCTCCGTCGGTCATGACTTTTGAGAACCCAGACAGCCTCTTTGGAAGCTTGATCTCTCCCATCAAACAGGAGACATTTTTCAGGGAGTATTGGGAGCAAAAGCCACTGCTTGTTCAGAGGAGTGATCCACTGCTGGCTGCTTACTACCAGTCCCTGTTCCAGTTGTCAGATTTAAAGGATCTGTGCAGCCAGGGCCTATACTATGGGCGAGATATAAATATCTGCAGATGTgtgaatggaaaaaagaaagttttaaataaaGAAGGCAAAGTGAATTACATGCAGCTGAAGAAGGATTTTGACCAGAAAAAGGCGACTATACAGTTTCATCAGCCTCAGAGATTTAAG gaggAGCTGTGGAAGATTCAGGAGAAGCTGGAGTGCTACTTCGGGTCTCTGGTTGGGTCGAATGTTTACATTACTCCCCAGGGGTCGCAGGGCCTTCCCCCCCACTACGATGATGTTGAG GTGTTTATCCTTCAACTAGAAGGCGAGAAACATTGGCGACTCTATAAACCAACGGTGCATTTAGCTCGGGAATATAATGTTGAACCAGAAGATAGGATTGGGAATCCCACACATGAATTCATATTAAAG CCAGGTGACTTACTGTACTTCCCAAGAGGGACTATTCACCAAGCTGACACTCCTCTTGGGATCGCCTATTCTACACACGTGACCATCAGTACCTACCAAAACAA CTCTTGGGGAGATTTCTTACTGGATGCAATTCCTGGCCTTGTGTTTGATACAGCAAAAGAAGATGTGGCACTGCGGACAAGCATACCAAGGCAACTGCTTATG CAGGTGGATATAGTTGACTCGACAAAAAAACTAAGTAGCCTTTTGAGAAGGCTTGCAGACCGTCTGGAAAACACAAGCGAACTCAGATCATCTGACATGAAGAAGGATTTTATTATGAACCGGTTGCCACCTTGCTTGGGATGTGACTCTGATCCTTTGACTCCAG gtGGGAAATTGCCAAAAATAGATAGCAAAATCAGACTGCAGTTTAGAGATCATGCTATCATTACAGTGGAACCGGATCAAGAGAATTCT ACTCATGGACTGCGGTTTCCTTTGTCATACTTGGATGCACTGAAGCAGATTTGGAGTAGCAGCAGTGTTAGTGTTAAAGAGCTTAACCTTATCtcagatgaagagaaagaaaaccttgCCTTGTCGCTATGGACTGAATGTCTAATTGAAGTTATTTGA
- the RIOX2 gene encoding ribosomal oxygenase 2 isoform X3, translating into MPKKGGKHAETGKEMQAQCKRAKVEAACSPSVMTFENPDSLFGSLISPIKQETFFREYWEQKPLLVQRSDPLLAAYYQSLFQLSDLKDLCSQGLYYGRDINICRCVNGKKKVLNKEGKVNYMQLKKDFDQKKATIQFHQPQRFKVFILQLEGEKHWRLYKPTVHLAREYNVEPEDRIGNPTHEFILKPGDLLYFPRGTIHQADTPLGIAYSTHVTISTYQNNSWGDFLLDAIPGLVFDTAKEDVALRTSIPRQLLMQVDIVDSTKKLSSLLRRLADRLENTSELRSSDMKKDFIMNRLPPCLGCDSDPLTPGGKLPKIDSKIRLQFRDHAIITVEPDQENSDEIRREMVYVYHSLKNRRETHMMGTEDDTSEEGMSQTHGLRFPLSYLDALKQIWSSSSVSVKELNLISDEEKENLALSLWTECLIEVI; encoded by the exons ATGCCCAAGAAAGGAGGGAAGCATgctgaaacaggaaaagaaatgcaggcACAGTGTAAACGGGCAAAGGTGGAAGCAGCTTGTTCTCCGTCGGTCATGACTTTTGAGAACCCAGACAGCCTCTTTGGAAGCTTGATCTCTCCCATCAAACAGGAGACATTTTTCAGGGAGTATTGGGAGCAAAAGCCACTGCTTGTTCAGAGGAGTGATCCACTGCTGGCTGCTTACTACCAGTCCCTGTTCCAGTTGTCAGATTTAAAGGATCTGTGCAGCCAGGGCCTATACTATGGGCGAGATATAAATATCTGCAGATGTgtgaatggaaaaaagaaagttttaaataaaGAAGGCAAAGTGAATTACATGCAGCTGAAGAAGGATTTTGACCAGAAAAAGGCGACTATACAGTTTCATCAGCCTCAGAGATTTAAG GTGTTTATCCTTCAACTAGAAGGCGAGAAACATTGGCGACTCTATAAACCAACGGTGCATTTAGCTCGGGAATATAATGTTGAACCAGAAGATAGGATTGGGAATCCCACACATGAATTCATATTAAAG CCAGGTGACTTACTGTACTTCCCAAGAGGGACTATTCACCAAGCTGACACTCCTCTTGGGATCGCCTATTCTACACACGTGACCATCAGTACCTACCAAAACAA CTCTTGGGGAGATTTCTTACTGGATGCAATTCCTGGCCTTGTGTTTGATACAGCAAAAGAAGATGTGGCACTGCGGACAAGCATACCAAGGCAACTGCTTATG CAGGTGGATATAGTTGACTCGACAAAAAAACTAAGTAGCCTTTTGAGAAGGCTTGCAGACCGTCTGGAAAACACAAGCGAACTCAGATCATCTGACATGAAGAAGGATTTTATTATGAACCGGTTGCCACCTTGCTTGGGATGTGACTCTGATCCTTTGACTCCAG gtGGGAAATTGCCAAAAATAGATAGCAAAATCAGACTGCAGTTTAGAGATCATGCTATCATTACAGTGGAACCGGATCAAGAGAATTCT GATGAAATTCGCAGAGAGATGGTTTATGTGTATCATTCTTTAAAGAACAGGAGAGAAACTCACATGATGGGGACAGAAGATGATACTAGTGAGGAAGGCATGTCACAG ACTCATGGACTGCGGTTTCCTTTGTCATACTTGGATGCACTGAAGCAGATTTGGAGTAGCAGCAGTGTTAGTGTTAAAGAGCTTAACCTTATCtcagatgaagagaaagaaaaccttgCCTTGTCGCTATGGACTGAATGTCTAATTGAAGTTATTTGA
- the RIOX2 gene encoding ribosomal oxygenase 2 isoform X1 — protein sequence MPKKGGKHAETGKEMQAQCKRAKVEAACSPSVMTFENPDSLFGSLISPIKQETFFREYWEQKPLLVQRSDPLLAAYYQSLFQLSDLKDLCSQGLYYGRDINICRCVNGKKKVLNKEGKVNYMQLKKDFDQKKATIQFHQPQRFKEELWKIQEKLECYFGSLVGSNVYITPQGSQGLPPHYDDVEVFILQLEGEKHWRLYKPTVHLAREYNVEPEDRIGNPTHEFILKPGDLLYFPRGTIHQADTPLGIAYSTHVTISTYQNNSWGDFLLDAIPGLVFDTAKEDVALRTSIPRQLLMQVDIVDSTKKLSSLLRRLADRLENTSELRSSDMKKDFIMNRLPPCLGCDSDPLTPGGKLPKIDSKIRLQFRDHAIITVEPDQENSDEIRREMVYVYHSLKNRRETHMMGTEDDTSEEGMSQTHGLRFPLSYLDALKQIWSSSSVSVKELNLISDEEKENLALSLWTECLIEVI from the exons ATGCCCAAGAAAGGAGGGAAGCATgctgaaacaggaaaagaaatgcaggcACAGTGTAAACGGGCAAAGGTGGAAGCAGCTTGTTCTCCGTCGGTCATGACTTTTGAGAACCCAGACAGCCTCTTTGGAAGCTTGATCTCTCCCATCAAACAGGAGACATTTTTCAGGGAGTATTGGGAGCAAAAGCCACTGCTTGTTCAGAGGAGTGATCCACTGCTGGCTGCTTACTACCAGTCCCTGTTCCAGTTGTCAGATTTAAAGGATCTGTGCAGCCAGGGCCTATACTATGGGCGAGATATAAATATCTGCAGATGTgtgaatggaaaaaagaaagttttaaataaaGAAGGCAAAGTGAATTACATGCAGCTGAAGAAGGATTTTGACCAGAAAAAGGCGACTATACAGTTTCATCAGCCTCAGAGATTTAAG gaggAGCTGTGGAAGATTCAGGAGAAGCTGGAGTGCTACTTCGGGTCTCTGGTTGGGTCGAATGTTTACATTACTCCCCAGGGGTCGCAGGGCCTTCCCCCCCACTACGATGATGTTGAG GTGTTTATCCTTCAACTAGAAGGCGAGAAACATTGGCGACTCTATAAACCAACGGTGCATTTAGCTCGGGAATATAATGTTGAACCAGAAGATAGGATTGGGAATCCCACACATGAATTCATATTAAAG CCAGGTGACTTACTGTACTTCCCAAGAGGGACTATTCACCAAGCTGACACTCCTCTTGGGATCGCCTATTCTACACACGTGACCATCAGTACCTACCAAAACAA CTCTTGGGGAGATTTCTTACTGGATGCAATTCCTGGCCTTGTGTTTGATACAGCAAAAGAAGATGTGGCACTGCGGACAAGCATACCAAGGCAACTGCTTATG CAGGTGGATATAGTTGACTCGACAAAAAAACTAAGTAGCCTTTTGAGAAGGCTTGCAGACCGTCTGGAAAACACAAGCGAACTCAGATCATCTGACATGAAGAAGGATTTTATTATGAACCGGTTGCCACCTTGCTTGGGATGTGACTCTGATCCTTTGACTCCAG gtGGGAAATTGCCAAAAATAGATAGCAAAATCAGACTGCAGTTTAGAGATCATGCTATCATTACAGTGGAACCGGATCAAGAGAATTCT GATGAAATTCGCAGAGAGATGGTTTATGTGTATCATTCTTTAAAGAACAGGAGAGAAACTCACATGATGGGGACAGAAGATGATACTAGTGAGGAAGGCATGTCACAG ACTCATGGACTGCGGTTTCCTTTGTCATACTTGGATGCACTGAAGCAGATTTGGAGTAGCAGCAGTGTTAGTGTTAAAGAGCTTAACCTTATCtcagatgaagagaaagaaaaccttgCCTTGTCGCTATGGACTGAATGTCTAATTGAAGTTATTTGA